From the genome of Candidatus Nitrosocosmicus oleophilus, one region includes:
- a CDS encoding response regulator, translated as MPDHTKNTSSNRNQCRLLIVDDEKDLLFVYQKALKLAGMEISTFDNPDMAYKEFKENPEMYSLLLTDMRMPNMNGYELINKVKAIRPEIKTILISAYDITQDEITRNLNPNIKLDGLICKPIALERLREIIIDVLK; from the coding sequence TTGCCTGACCATACAAAGAACACCTCCTCTAATCGCAATCAATGCCGCCTTCTGATTGTAGACGATGAGAAGGATTTGTTATTTGTTTACCAAAAAGCTCTAAAATTGGCAGGCATGGAAATCTCTACCTTTGACAACCCAGACATGGCATATAAGGAATTTAAAGAGAATCCGGAAATGTATAGCTTGCTATTAACAGATATGCGCATGCCTAACATGAATGGATATGAATTGATAAATAAGGTAAAAGCCATCAGGCCAGAGATAAAGACGATCTTAATATCTGCCTATGATATCACACAAGATGAAATTACACGAAATCTAAACCCTAATATAAAACTAGATGGATTGATTTGCAAGCCCATCGCATTAGAACGTTTGAGGGAAATCATCATTGATGTTTTAAAATGA
- a CDS encoding ion transporter: MLTSIRKIIEYPAFDNFITLIILLQAAVLVLETIPAFNDYFLIFEIISAMVLVVYIIEAGLKIAASYPHFSTYFKNGWNILDFSIIVVSLLPLSEGYTTVARLVRLLRVTRLTHRSKEMSVVVMTIIKSIPSMLNIFLLLSLLFFMYSIAGYYLFSDIDPIHWGSLSKSLLTLFQILTLEGWIEVMSAVTHVNPLYGIYFISFIVIGTFIVINIFVAVIVRKSEEAYKNLEIELANPVSQKEILFEIKEIRKKIEDLESKLST, translated from the coding sequence ATGCTTACCTCGATAAGAAAAATAATCGAATATCCTGCCTTTGATAATTTCATAACTTTAATAATATTATTGCAAGCCGCAGTTTTAGTATTAGAAACCATTCCAGCTTTTAACGACTATTTTCTAATATTTGAAATTATTAGTGCCATGGTTTTGGTTGTTTACATAATCGAAGCTGGCTTAAAGATTGCTGCATCCTACCCTCACTTTTCAACTTATTTCAAGAATGGTTGGAATATTTTGGATTTTTCAATAATTGTAGTCTCTTTGCTACCCCTTAGTGAAGGATACACCACTGTCGCTCGTTTAGTTAGACTCTTGCGGGTAACAAGGCTAACTCACAGATCTAAAGAAATGTCTGTTGTAGTTATGACAATTATCAAATCGATCCCTAGTATGTTAAATATCTTTTTACTCTTGTCTCTGCTCTTTTTCATGTATAGTATCGCTGGATATTACTTATTTAGCGACATAGATCCAATTCATTGGGGTTCCCTTTCTAAATCACTTTTAACACTATTCCAAATATTAACACTTGAAGGGTGGATAGAGGTCATGTCTGCAGTCACTCATGTCAATCCTTTATACGGAATTTATTTTATTAGTTTCATAGTGATAGGAACGTTCATAGTTATTAATATTTTTGTGGCGGTAATCGTAAGAAAGTCTGAGGAAGCGTACAAGAATTTGGAAATCGAACTAGCTAATCCGGTTAGCCAAAAGGAAATATTATTCGAAATAAAGGAAATAAGGAAGAAAATTGAAGATTTAGAATCTAAACTCTCAACTTAG
- a CDS encoding MGMT family protein has product MKQNSPKQDKNISKRSSTNTINSEDVYNMLLTIPKGKVSTYGDLANALGNPSASRHVGRILSKNPNPIKVPCHRVIMSNGKIGGYALGTQMKKELLQNEGVIFADDYRVNEFSKVRYYPKKG; this is encoded by the coding sequence ATGAAGCAAAATAGTCCCAAGCAGGACAAGAATATAAGCAAAAGATCATCTACCAATACAATAAACAGTGAAGATGTTTATAATATGCTATTAACCATTCCAAAGGGCAAAGTTTCTACCTATGGAGATCTTGCCAATGCACTTGGAAACCCGTCTGCTTCAAGGCATGTTGGAAGAATCTTGAGCAAGAATCCAAATCCGATTAAAGTACCTTGCCACAGGGTCATCATGTCTAATGGTAAAATAGGTGGGTATGCCTTGGGGACACAGATGAAGAAAGAATTACTGCAAAATGAAGGAGTTATTTTTGCTGATGACTATAGAGTAAACGAATTTAGCAAGGTTCGCTATTATCCAAAAAAAGGATAA
- a CDS encoding DUF5320 domain-containing protein, which produces MGCGCSYNGVNAVGAQKSRSFLTREEKVDLLKEYKNDLEKEVKGVSERINELETS; this is translated from the coding sequence ATGGGTTGCGGTTGTAGTTACAATGGTGTAAATGCTGTTGGAGCACAGAAATCAAGAAGCTTTCTAACTCGTGAGGAAAAAGTAGATTTATTGAAAGAATACAAAAATGATTTAGAGAAAGAGGTCAAAGGAGTATCAGAAAGGATAAATGAGTTAGAAACATCATAA
- a CDS encoding PadR family transcriptional regulator, whose product MREGGDCCDMRGMLGFLILFLLSKKPMHGQELAGEIAIRKGEKKLSPGTIYPALKGLKELGFIIEERDGKTIVYSLTERGEKALKLAKRKFIKTFFGIFPE is encoded by the coding sequence ATGAGAGAGGGTGGAGATTGCTGTGACATGAGAGGAATGCTGGGCTTTCTGATCCTTTTCTTACTTTCAAAAAAACCCATGCACGGTCAAGAACTAGCGGGAGAAATTGCAATTAGAAAAGGTGAGAAGAAACTAAGTCCCGGAACAATATATCCGGCACTAAAAGGTCTAAAAGAATTAGGTTTCATTATAGAGGAAAGAGACGGAAAAACAATTGTTTACAGTTTGACTGAGAGAGGCGAAAAGGCTTTGAAATTAGCCAAAAGAAAATTCATTAAGACTTTTTTTGGCATCTTCCCAGAATAG
- a CDS encoding 6-bladed beta-propeller translates to MWNCTQTKCEFFLCCAVSVVLMSLSCSTIIVFAQNHVPSSFGHISPDTKFDFKREVSSQTENPNSTQIFQPEGIIVDSNDNLYVNDIQSNEIKKYDMNGNFILKWGNQTIKGIPINHPHSSEIDKQGNIYITDQNNKRVIKFSPNGTFITSWGENDNSGANFVHPHGIAVDSQNNVFVSDRDLDTIQKFSPNGTLVASWGSGGPGNDQFEMPWDVAVDSGDNVFVPDYGNNRIQVFSNNGTFLRDWGTEGKGPGEFNHPAVIAFDKVANLYVTDSDNQRIQIFSKNGTYITGFGQMGEGPGEFSKPESITIDSNGRVYVADTTNNNVQLFIPSN, encoded by the coding sequence ATGTGGAACTGTACGCAAACTAAATGCGAATTTTTTCTTTGTTGCGCTGTATCTGTTGTTTTGATGTCGTTATCTTGTTCAACGATTATTGTATTTGCTCAAAATCATGTCCCTTCTTCATTTGGCCATATATCACCTGATACAAAATTTGATTTTAAAAGAGAGGTATCTTCACAAACTGAAAACCCAAATTCTACTCAAATTTTTCAACCTGAAGGAATAATAGTAGATAGTAACGATAACTTGTATGTCAACGATATTCAGTCAAATGAAATAAAGAAATATGATATGAATGGAAATTTTATTCTAAAATGGGGAAATCAAACTATCAAAGGAATTCCTATTAATCATCCTCACAGCAGTGAAATTGATAAGCAAGGGAATATTTACATTACAGATCAAAATAACAAACGAGTTATAAAGTTCTCTCCCAATGGTACGTTCATAACATCTTGGGGGGAAAATGATAATAGTGGTGCGAATTTTGTGCATCCACATGGCATTGCAGTGGATTCCCAGAATAACGTCTTTGTATCTGACAGAGATCTTGATACTATTCAAAAATTCTCTCCCAATGGTACGTTAGTGGCTTCATGGGGTAGCGGAGGTCCAGGGAACGATCAGTTTGAAATGCCTTGGGATGTTGCGGTTGATAGTGGCGATAATGTTTTTGTGCCTGATTATGGGAATAATCGAATTCAAGTTTTCTCTAACAACGGTACATTTCTTAGAGATTGGGGGACAGAAGGAAAAGGCCCCGGAGAATTTAATCATCCCGCAGTAATAGCATTCGACAAGGTCGCAAATCTATATGTGACAGACTCAGACAACCAACGAATTCAAATATTTTCAAAAAACGGTACCTATATCACAGGATTTGGACAAATGGGCGAAGGTCCTGGGGAATTTTCAAAACCAGAGAGTATAACCATTGATTCCAATGGACGTGTATATGTGGCAGATACCACCAATAACAACGTTCAGTTGTTTATACCGTCTAATTGA
- a CDS encoding sensor histidine kinase: MKLGRFNNVKESISKFFTVNNSIYIAAIFIVIIPLISFFYLQQETENSIRNSIFEQQKQVQIDSSRAIAHHLQSDIELILSRLQGLAMSGNIQEGDFTSNLTKMLLTDYYDKISSTTPVDRVFLQDKNGIAVIDMAPDGNLSYAGKDFSFRSWVNQTKNTMSPVISDMFVGVDGKNRIAMTYPITTTNSSGSYYNGLVGVVIPTNEFFNYYGNIYDIKSQYLSVLDNRDTLLVHPLPAIVGKPFFGNFTQNITGHNDKLNNLIKTVMSGTPSSEVYKFLNNERLTSGYPVFVEGSPKYSVFVISPTSFIYSKINEIIDKERLQMLTLIIAIIAVVLLLILFLSKVNSTLDKSVKKRTKELEDTNRKLEIANRNVQIHDDMQKEFINIAAHELRNPVQSLLGFSDILMKLIGNVELYKHPMEAINRNAKRLKRLVDIVFEISQLDNDLSLLSKGPIDLKELMTDIMTSYQDRKKGDRKYNIVLEESYAPNDSQILNADESRLTQVIMNLIDNAVEFTKDEDEIKIDMKKINNGKEIEVTISDPGQGIHPDDLPLLFTRFVKKSRRGTGLGLYVSKKIIEAHGGKIWAKNIQDGKGVTFGFSLPVQDQLSNPDNFDDR; this comes from the coding sequence ATGAAACTTGGCAGATTCAATAATGTAAAAGAATCAATCTCAAAGTTTTTTACAGTAAATAATTCAATCTATATTGCTGCTATTTTCATAGTCATAATCCCGCTTATTTCATTTTTCTACTTACAGCAAGAAACAGAAAACAGCATAAGAAACAGCATATTTGAACAACAAAAACAAGTTCAAATTGACTCGAGTCGTGCGATAGCACATCACCTGCAGTCGGATATAGAATTGATTCTATCAAGGCTGCAAGGACTAGCAATGTCTGGTAATATTCAAGAGGGTGATTTTACCTCCAATTTGACTAAAATGCTATTGACAGATTATTATGACAAGATAAGTTCCACTACTCCTGTGGACAGGGTGTTCCTTCAAGATAAAAATGGGATTGCTGTTATCGATATGGCCCCTGATGGAAATCTCTCTTATGCAGGAAAGGACTTTTCTTTTAGGAGCTGGGTTAATCAGACAAAAAACACAATGTCTCCTGTAATTTCTGACATGTTTGTTGGAGTAGATGGTAAAAATAGAATTGCAATGACTTATCCAATCACCACCACAAATAGTAGTGGTTCTTATTATAATGGCCTGGTTGGTGTAGTAATTCCAACAAATGAATTTTTTAACTATTACGGTAATATTTACGACATAAAGTCACAGTATTTGTCAGTTTTAGATAACAGAGATACGTTGTTGGTACACCCTTTACCAGCAATCGTAGGAAAACCTTTTTTTGGAAATTTTACCCAGAACATAACTGGGCACAATGACAAGCTAAACAATCTAATAAAAACAGTCATGTCAGGGACTCCGTCTTCTGAGGTATACAAGTTCTTAAACAATGAAAGACTAACTTCGGGATACCCGGTTTTCGTTGAGGGCTCTCCCAAGTACTCTGTATTTGTGATATCCCCAACTTCATTTATTTATTCAAAAATTAATGAAATAATAGACAAGGAAAGACTGCAAATGCTGACTTTAATAATAGCCATAATCGCGGTAGTATTGTTATTGATTTTGTTCCTAAGTAAAGTTAATAGTACCTTGGATAAATCAGTTAAGAAAAGGACCAAGGAACTAGAAGATACAAACAGGAAACTCGAAATAGCAAATAGAAATGTCCAGATTCACGATGATATGCAGAAGGAATTCATAAACATAGCTGCTCATGAACTAAGAAATCCAGTACAATCTTTGCTTGGCTTCTCAGATATTTTAATGAAATTGATTGGTAACGTTGAGTTGTATAAACATCCTATGGAAGCAATAAATAGAAATGCAAAACGGCTCAAGAGGTTGGTAGATATAGTCTTTGAAATATCGCAACTAGATAATGATTTATCGCTACTAAGTAAAGGTCCAATTGATCTCAAGGAATTGATGACAGACATAATGACTAGTTACCAAGATCGGAAAAAAGGTGATCGCAAGTATAACATCGTGCTTGAAGAGTCATATGCTCCTAATGACAGTCAAATATTAAATGCTGACGAATCTCGATTGACACAAGTAATCATGAACTTGATAGACAACGCCGTGGAATTTACGAAAGACGAGGATGAGATAAAAATAGATATGAAAAAAATAAACAATGGAAAGGAAATAGAGGTAACTATAAGTGACCCGGGACAAGGAATTCATCCAGATGATTTACCATTGTTATTTACTAGATTTGTAAAAAAATCAAGAAGGGGAACAGGACTTGGTTTGTATGTTTCTAAAAAGATAATTGAGGCCCATGGTGGAAAGATTTGGGCTAAAAACATTCAAGACGGGAAGGGTGTAACTTTTGGATTTAGTTTGCCAGTACAAGACCAACTCTCCAATCCAGACAACTTTGATGATCGATGA
- a CDS encoding MOSC domain-containing protein: MKVVSVNVGLPKQVSYGKRQVVTSIFKEPVEGRVKVTTLNLAGDAQADLSVHGGFDKAVYSYPEEHYKYWKEVYPTIVMPFGMFGENLTTQGLYEDKVNIGDQYQIGSSRLAVTQPRMPCYKLGIKFGRMDILEKFVNSRRPGIYYKVLEEGELGAGDNIKLLYKDKNNVTINDIVSLYINDRNDEGSISKMKKATKSKFLPEPWKIYFDQKIAQLQKS; encoded by the coding sequence ATGAAAGTGGTTTCAGTTAATGTAGGACTACCCAAACAGGTTTCATACGGGAAGCGACAAGTTGTTACGAGCATATTCAAAGAACCTGTAGAGGGAAGGGTAAAAGTAACCACACTTAATTTGGCTGGGGATGCACAAGCAGACCTTTCGGTTCATGGTGGATTTGATAAAGCGGTTTATTCATATCCTGAGGAACATTACAAATATTGGAAAGAAGTATACCCTACAATTGTTATGCCTTTCGGAATGTTTGGAGAAAACCTAACCACTCAGGGTTTATACGAGGACAAGGTAAACATAGGTGATCAATATCAAATCGGTTCATCTCGGTTAGCTGTAACGCAACCTCGAATGCCTTGTTACAAACTGGGTATCAAATTTGGTCGCATGGATATCCTAGAGAAATTCGTCAATAGTCGACGTCCAGGAATATATTACAAGGTATTAGAAGAAGGTGAATTAGGTGCTGGTGACAACATAAAATTATTATACAAGGATAAAAATAATGTTACTATAAATGATATTGTTAGTTTATATATAAATGATCGCAATGATGAGGGAAGTATATCTAAAATGAAAAAAGCAACAAAATCAAAATTTTTGCCCGAACCTTGGAAAATTTACTTTGATCAAAAAATAGCCCAGTTGCAGAAGAGCTAG
- the moaA gene encoding GTP 3',8-cyclase MoaA codes for MNNNLVDGFGRIAKKLRISITDRCNMQCVYCMPSNNTIWLEQDSLLSFEQITRLAKIFVYLGIEKIKITGGEPTVRGNVENLIKSLSSIKGLRSISMTTNGILVKDKIKILKESGLESLNISLDTFKPDRFKAMSGIDGFYKVRNAINTAIDENLPVKINTVIIKGWNDDEIPHFVRFSRDTGCVVKFIEFMPLDGTGMWSDELVVSKKKMIEIINNDFDQLSPLHNDKSDPARLYTFEDGKGVIGFIPSITEPFCQNCDRVRITADGKLYSCLFDKSSNNLKSLLDGGKSDIDIIKCINKSVQEKPEGIIKIIKTHSLRPTLNVMHTIGG; via the coding sequence TTGAATAATAACCTTGTAGACGGTTTTGGAAGAATAGCAAAGAAACTAAGAATTTCAATAACTGATAGATGTAATATGCAATGTGTTTACTGCATGCCCTCAAACAATACAATTTGGTTAGAGCAAGACAGTCTTCTGAGTTTTGAACAAATAACTCGCCTTGCCAAGATATTTGTATATTTAGGAATTGAAAAGATAAAAATTACAGGAGGAGAACCTACAGTTCGTGGTAACGTAGAGAATCTAATCAAATCTTTATCCTCTATTAAAGGATTAAGATCGATCAGTATGACTACAAATGGAATACTAGTCAAAGATAAAATAAAGATTCTCAAAGAATCTGGGCTAGAAAGTTTAAACATTAGTTTGGATACATTCAAGCCTGATAGATTTAAAGCCATGAGTGGAATTGATGGCTTTTATAAAGTAAGGAATGCAATAAATACTGCAATAGATGAAAATTTGCCAGTAAAAATTAATACTGTAATTATTAAGGGATGGAATGATGATGAAATACCACATTTTGTAAGATTTTCTAGAGACACCGGATGTGTTGTTAAATTTATTGAGTTTATGCCATTGGATGGAACAGGCATGTGGTCTGACGAATTGGTAGTAAGTAAGAAAAAAATGATAGAGATAATAAACAATGACTTTGATCAACTATCTCCACTTCATAACGATAAATCTGACCCAGCTAGATTATACACTTTTGAGGATGGGAAAGGAGTTATAGGATTTATTCCCTCCATCACAGAACCTTTTTGTCAAAACTGTGATAGAGTTCGGATTACTGCAGATGGTAAACTTTACAGTTGTTTATTTGACAAGTCAAGCAATAATCTAAAGAGTTTACTTGATGGAGGAAAATCAGATATAGATATAATCAAGTGTATCAACAAGTCAGTACAGGAAAAACCTGAAGGAATCATTAAGATTATTAAAACACATTCATTAAGACCAACTTTGAATGTTATGCACACTATAGGTGGATAA
- a CDS encoding molybdopterin-dependent oxidoreductase, which translates to MFFLFGLAAGIVGLSLSIFLKLTINGLFIPEIASQGLISITSGEIESQAVLTLGPLAKYSTFIGATVVNILLWGIIGIILGKLFIKMKSPHYVFKFILSTFISYLILITLTIVFLVLSTTPGQSVSIPVNSFVLFLLPSAAYGLIFAFLFGNKNKKIDPVEIPSNDGSGTDVINKSNKTADVDYTKRDMIRALIISVIAIPLVYLGFNRLISGSGQQQRTPQALDKSIQQVLQSKSKPPGFENPILTPLVDAEVTPTYIFYRIDINTVVPSINANDWNLTVKGLVDNPVVINYEDFKGMNSVEEFATLTCISNKIGGNLVSTALWKGVRLRDILSKAGVQSSVKYIVFRCSDGYDVGIPLENGMMDGTILAYDMNNSPLTNEHGYPVRAIVPGFYGMMNPKWITEIELVDKTYEGFWQRKGWTNSGIKNIYSSIVIPGNQPIDDRFPNLVPNSSFLNGKNIPVAGIAFAGDRGISKVEVSVDGGTTWKTAIVKDPLSQYTWVLWTSGFTAADKGDYKIIVRATDKTGQIQTSELEEPFPSGAGGYNQVNISV; encoded by the coding sequence GTGTTTTTCCTTTTTGGTCTTGCTGCAGGAATTGTGGGTTTATCTTTATCAATTTTCTTGAAATTAACCATTAATGGATTATTCATACCTGAAATTGCTTCCCAGGGATTAATCTCAATTACATCTGGAGAAATAGAATCGCAAGCAGTACTAACACTAGGTCCTTTGGCTAAATATTCTACATTCATAGGTGCAACAGTGGTTAACATCCTACTTTGGGGTATAATCGGTATCATTTTGGGTAAATTGTTTATAAAAATGAAATCGCCCCACTATGTATTTAAATTCATACTATCTACGTTCATTTCTTACTTGATTTTGATTACACTCACAATTGTTTTCTTGGTACTTAGCACCACTCCTGGACAATCCGTATCGATTCCCGTCAATTCATTTGTATTATTTTTATTACCAAGTGCTGCTTATGGATTGATCTTTGCATTCTTGTTTGGTAATAAGAATAAGAAAATTGATCCGGTTGAAATTCCTTCTAATGATGGTAGTGGTACTGATGTTATAAATAAAAGTAACAAAACTGCCGATGTCGACTACACTAAGAGGGACATGATACGTGCTTTGATAATTTCAGTTATCGCCATCCCATTAGTGTATCTTGGATTTAACCGTTTAATTTCTGGGTCAGGACAACAGCAACGAACACCCCAAGCCCTTGACAAGTCAATTCAACAAGTTTTGCAATCAAAATCTAAACCCCCTGGTTTTGAAAATCCTATTCTTACTCCACTAGTAGACGCTGAAGTAACTCCAACTTATATTTTTTATAGAATTGATATAAACACGGTAGTACCCAGTATCAACGCTAATGACTGGAATCTCACTGTCAAAGGACTAGTGGATAATCCTGTTGTAATTAACTATGAAGATTTTAAGGGTATGAATTCAGTTGAAGAATTTGCAACCTTGACATGTATTAGCAACAAAATAGGTGGAAATCTTGTAAGCACCGCCTTATGGAAGGGAGTGAGACTTAGGGATATCCTTTCTAAAGCTGGAGTTCAGTCTAGCGTTAAATATATTGTGTTTAGATGTTCAGATGGATACGATGTAGGAATTCCATTGGAGAATGGTATGATGGATGGTACCATTTTGGCGTATGACATGAATAATTCACCATTGACCAACGAACATGGATATCCAGTAAGAGCTATAGTGCCTGGATTCTACGGAATGATGAATCCAAAATGGATCACAGAAATAGAATTGGTAGATAAAACATACGAAGGTTTTTGGCAACGAAAAGGGTGGACAAATAGTGGTATCAAAAATATTTATTCATCTATAGTTATACCTGGCAATCAACCCATAGATGACAGATTTCCTAATTTGGTACCTAATAGCAGCTTCCTGAATGGTAAAAACATCCCTGTTGCTGGAATAGCATTTGCAGGCGATAGAGGAATATCCAAAGTTGAGGTAAGTGTAGATGGGGGAACTACGTGGAAAACTGCGATAGTCAAAGATCCATTATCACAATATACATGGGTTTTGTGGACAAGTGGATTTACAGCTGCAGATAAAGGGGACTATAAAATTATCGTGAGAGCAACAGACAAGACCGGTCAGATCCAGACCTCTGAATTAGAAGAGCCATTCCCAAGTGGCGCTGGAGGCTATAATCAAGTAAATATTTCAGTATAA
- the moaCB gene encoding bifunctional molybdenum cofactor biosynthesis protein MoaC/MoaB gives MGGMIDVGDKPESLRTAVAQALLSFDNKIMSIIKDGNSPKGNIFEIAKVSGTLGAKKTSDLIPYCHPIPIDDVKVAVTIEPSHVRILVKVKSIWKTGVEMEALTGATIAALSVYDILKPLDISLSIDNIKLLEKHGGIGDFKENYDKKLEAAVITISDSRKKDQDESGKLIINTLTSNGFDIIDYKIIPDEIKLIEQELIYYSDKLKVNIIITTGGTGVGPRDVTPEATKKIIEKEVLGITENLRDYGQSRTPLSMLSRGVSGIRGNTLIVNMPGSTTAVSQSISALFPGVMHIFRMIAGHGHHK, from the coding sequence ATGGGTGGTATGATTGATGTCGGTGACAAACCAGAATCCCTTAGAACCGCTGTTGCTCAAGCACTCTTATCTTTTGATAACAAAATTATGAGCATAATAAAGGATGGAAATTCTCCAAAGGGGAATATTTTTGAAATAGCAAAAGTGTCAGGTACTCTGGGAGCTAAAAAAACTTCAGATCTTATTCCTTACTGTCATCCTATTCCGATTGATGATGTAAAGGTGGCTGTTACTATTGAACCTAGCCATGTTAGAATACTTGTCAAAGTAAAAAGTATTTGGAAAACAGGGGTCGAGATGGAGGCGTTAACGGGAGCAACTATCGCAGCATTATCCGTATATGATATACTAAAGCCTTTGGACATATCTTTATCAATTGATAACATTAAATTATTAGAAAAGCATGGAGGGATTGGAGATTTTAAGGAAAACTATGATAAGAAGCTTGAAGCAGCAGTCATTACGATCAGTGATTCTAGAAAGAAAGATCAAGATGAATCTGGAAAATTAATAATTAATACCCTTACCTCAAACGGATTTGATATTATTGACTATAAGATAATTCCTGATGAAATTAAATTAATAGAGCAAGAATTGATATATTATTCTGACAAACTCAAAGTAAATATTATTATTACTACTGGAGGAACAGGAGTAGGACCACGTGACGTCACCCCAGAGGCTACAAAAAAAATCATAGAAAAGGAAGTATTAGGTATAACAGAAAATCTTCGAGACTATGGACAAAGCAGGACCCCCTTATCCATGCTCTCACGTGGGGTTTCAGGAATAAGAGGAAATACACTAATTGTGAACATGCCCGGTAGCACCACTGCAGTATCTCAATCCATAAGTGCGCTATTTCCAGGGGTAATGCATATTTTTAGAATGATTGCAGGGCATGGTCATCACAAATAG
- a CDS encoding molybdopterin molybdotransferase MoeA yields MKKHSDLYFTVDKAFKILLENITVPKNTELVPVFNSLGRILKDDVIAQENIPAYDSSHMDGYAIRSKDVTNASKKNPIVLKISRSESTLGITPRHILKKGEAYRIQTGGYMPLKSDAVIPVENTKLIHNALVEIVEPIEKTNFVYSIGSDIKKGKKVLYKEQVIRVQHMGLLASLRISKISVFRKPLVAVIPTGNELTDDIQDYRKNKENKVVNTNGPIISSLVNVLGGISIDMGVTPDDVGILQRKINHAIKNSDLIITIGGTSAGKQDIVKSTIDSMTSSGIIAHKIKLDRGRVTGLGFVNKKPIIVMPGPIQGSLNAFFVFARPLISLFSGQPTINVFSISATMVEDWTCRKKFRDFRKIVYVRLTKIKEKFYAKPVVGETQSISLIVNTNGYVTVPENVTNLFKGDVVQVNILPGYSYVNDIQFMG; encoded by the coding sequence ATGAAAAAACATTCTGATCTCTATTTTACAGTAGATAAGGCATTCAAAATTCTCTTAGAAAACATAACGGTTCCTAAGAATACAGAACTTGTTCCTGTTTTTAACTCTCTTGGAAGGATCTTAAAAGATGACGTTATTGCTCAAGAAAATATACCAGCCTATGATTCTTCTCACATGGATGGATATGCAATCCGATCTAAGGATGTGACTAATGCATCTAAGAAAAATCCAATTGTTTTAAAGATTTCACGTTCTGAATCTACCTTAGGGATTACGCCCCGCCATATCCTAAAAAAAGGAGAAGCATATAGAATTCAAACTGGTGGATATATGCCTTTAAAATCCGATGCAGTTATACCTGTAGAAAATACAAAATTAATCCATAATGCTCTAGTGGAGATAGTTGAACCCATAGAAAAAACAAATTTTGTATATTCAATTGGATCGGATATTAAGAAAGGAAAAAAAGTGTTATATAAAGAACAGGTGATACGAGTTCAACACATGGGCCTTTTGGCTTCTCTGCGGATTAGTAAAATTTCAGTTTTTAGAAAACCTCTAGTTGCTGTTATACCTACAGGTAACGAACTTACAGATGATATTCAAGACTATCGAAAAAATAAAGAAAATAAAGTAGTTAACACTAATGGTCCAATTATTTCTTCCTTAGTAAACGTATTAGGTGGGATATCGATAGATATGGGAGTTACACCAGACGACGTAGGCATCCTCCAAAGGAAAATTAATCATGCAATAAAAAACTCTGATTTAATCATAACGATAGGTGGAACATCAGCTGGTAAGCAGGATATTGTGAAATCAACTATTGATTCGATGACATCTTCTGGAATTATAGCTCATAAAATAAAACTAGATCGGGGTAGGGTAACAGGACTTGGCTTCGTAAACAAAAAACCCATAATAGTTATGCCCGGACCAATTCAAGGAAGTTTGAATGCCTTTTTTGTATTTGCAAGGCCCTTAATATCCCTATTTTCGGGACAACCTACTATTAATGTTTTTAGCATTTCTGCTACAATGGTTGAAGATTGGACTTGCCGTAAGAAATTTCGTGATTTTAGAAAAATAGTATACGTCCGCCTTACAAAAATAAAAGAAAAGTTCTATGCAAAACCAGTAGTTGGTGAAACCCAAAGTATTTCACTGATAGTCAATACTAATGGCTATGTGACTGTTCCTGAAAATGTGACAAATCTATTCAAGGGAGACGTGGTACAAGTAAATATTTTGCCAGGTTACTCATACGTTAACGACATCCAGTTTATGGGATAA